The following proteins are encoded in a genomic region of Haloarcula marina:
- a CDS encoding HpcH/HpaI aldolase family protein — MDVSQPSNGIASTLSSGGVALGLLDNTYSPTIVEFCGDLGLDFVWLDLEHGGPDPWDAGELEALLRAGERTGIDLLVRLPDTDPTLVRKALDCGVRTVFLPRVETADEVRAAVEAARFRYDGGPGKRGLGAPRARRWGLADDYVETEDRETLVGTTIETAAAVENLDEILAVPELGFVFVGPLDLSVSLGHPGELDHPDVREAVETVRSAAVEAGVPVGGLGFGMDDVNQKVDDGYQLLHLGSTTGALQQSVEGWLDAYEGER, encoded by the coding sequence ATGGATGTCTCACAGCCGTCGAACGGTATCGCGAGCACGCTCTCGTCGGGCGGCGTCGCGCTGGGTCTGCTGGACAACACGTACAGTCCGACAATCGTGGAATTCTGTGGCGACCTCGGACTGGATTTCGTCTGGCTCGATTTGGAGCACGGCGGGCCGGACCCGTGGGACGCGGGGGAACTGGAGGCGTTGTTGCGGGCGGGCGAGCGGACGGGCATCGACCTGCTCGTTCGACTGCCCGATACGGACCCGACGCTGGTGCGGAAGGCGCTGGATTGCGGGGTTAGGACGGTCTTTCTGCCGCGCGTCGAGACGGCCGACGAGGTCCGGGCGGCGGTCGAGGCGGCCCGGTTCCGGTACGACGGCGGGCCGGGCAAACGAGGGTTGGGCGCGCCGCGGGCGCGGCGATGGGGCCTCGCCGACGACTACGTCGAGACCGAGGACCGGGAGACGCTGGTCGGGACGACCATCGAGACGGCGGCGGCCGTCGAGAACCTCGACGAGATTCTCGCCGTGCCGGAACTGGGGTTCGTGTTCGTCGGGCCGTTGGACCTCTCCGTCTCACTCGGCCATCCCGGCGAACTCGACCATCCCGACGTACGCGAGGCCGTCGAGACGGTTCGGTCGGCGGCCGTCGAGGCGGGCGTTCCGGTGGGCGGACTGGGGTTCGGGATGGACGACGTGAACCAGAAGGTCGACGACGGCTACCAGTTGCTGCATCTCGGGAGCACCACCGGCGCGCTCCAGCAGTCCGTCGAGGGATGGCTGGACGCCTACGAAGGTGAGCGCTGA
- a CDS encoding DUF5995 family protein — MTGLAPPSGRRHRRVRSAVRGLPPTRRSSCPPDGTGDPEILSLVADPYTNPGATHERLRALLATFEARDDRRAVFLSIYARMTRAVARRVDADDFADSEWVADYLVAFANLYRQAVYDYERGALGAVAEPWRLAFEAADSGESLVVQDAMLGVNAHINYDLALALDAVGTSPDRATKRADHDRVIGIIERLVDDAQVSLADRDAEGLTALDGALGRLDERATVFTIGECRDSAWRTAVAMASRFRLRRRFARWHNATTSTGAARLVLSSYTSDRLHGTLVDLEQQSGEE; from the coding sequence ATGACGGGGCTTGCACCGCCGAGCGGACGACGACACAGGCGGGTTCGGTCGGCCGTCCGTGGCCTGCCGCCCACTCGTCGGTCCTCCTGCCCACCAGACGGCACCGGCGACCCGGAGATTCTGTCGCTCGTCGCCGACCCCTACACCAACCCCGGAGCGACACACGAACGACTCCGGGCGTTACTGGCGACCTTCGAGGCCCGCGACGACCGACGAGCGGTCTTTCTGTCGATATACGCACGGATGACTCGGGCCGTCGCACGAAGGGTCGACGCGGACGACTTCGCGGACTCCGAGTGGGTCGCCGACTACCTCGTGGCGTTCGCGAATCTCTACCGGCAGGCCGTCTACGACTACGAGCGGGGCGCGCTGGGGGCCGTCGCCGAACCGTGGCGACTCGCGTTCGAAGCCGCCGATAGCGGCGAGTCGCTGGTCGTCCAAGATGCGATGCTGGGCGTGAACGCCCACATCAACTACGACCTCGCCCTCGCGTTGGACGCCGTGGGCACCTCGCCGGACAGGGCGACGAAGCGGGCGGACCACGACCGTGTCATCGGCATCATCGAACGCCTCGTCGACGACGCGCAGGTCTCGTTGGCCGACCGCGACGCCGAGGGTCTCACGGCGCTCGACGGCGCGTTGGGCCGTCTGGACGAACGCGCGACCGTGTTCACCATCGGGGAGTGCCGGGACAGCGCGTGGCGAACCGCCGTCGCGATGGCCTCCCGATTCCGTCTCCGTCGCCGGTTCGCACGTTGGCACAACGCCACCACCTCAACCGGCGCGGCACGCCTCGTCCTGAGTAGCTACACCAGCGACCGCCTCCACGGCACGCTGGTCGACCTCGAACAGCAGTCGGGCGAGGAGTAA